Proteins encoded in a region of the Geobacillus genomosp. 3 genome:
- the trmD gene encoding tRNA (guanosine(37)-N1)-methyltransferase TrmD, translating to MRIDILTLFPDMFSGVLGESILKKAQEKKAVQIGLVDFREFADNKHKTVDDYPYGGGAGMVLKPQPIFDAVEHVTAGSPRARIILLCPQGERYTQKKAEELAKEEHLVLICGHYEGYDERIRQYLATDEISIGDYILTGGELGAMVIVDSVVRLLPGVLGNEASPVDDSFSSGLLEYPQYTRPADFRGMKVPDILLSGNHQLIAEWREKESLRRTFMRRPDLLADYPLTEKQKQWLKEWEHEREKENSDLQCE from the coding sequence ATGCGGATCGATATTTTGACCTTGTTTCCCGACATGTTTTCCGGCGTGCTTGGCGAATCCATTTTAAAAAAGGCGCAAGAAAAAAAGGCTGTTCAAATCGGGCTTGTTGACTTCCGTGAGTTTGCCGATAACAAACATAAAACCGTTGACGATTATCCGTACGGTGGAGGAGCCGGCATGGTGCTGAAGCCGCAGCCGATTTTCGATGCCGTGGAACACGTGACGGCCGGGTCGCCTCGTGCGCGCATCATCTTGCTTTGCCCGCAAGGTGAGCGCTATACGCAAAAAAAGGCGGAAGAGCTCGCCAAAGAAGAGCATTTGGTGCTTATTTGCGGCCATTATGAAGGCTATGACGAGCGCATCCGCCAATATTTGGCGACCGATGAAATTTCGATCGGCGATTACATTTTAACGGGCGGCGAGCTCGGCGCCATGGTCATCGTCGACAGCGTTGTCCGGTTGCTTCCCGGCGTGCTCGGCAACGAAGCGTCGCCGGTGGACGACTCGTTCAGTTCCGGTTTGCTGGAGTATCCGCAATACACAAGACCGGCCGATTTTCGCGGTATGAAAGTGCCGGACATTTTGCTTTCCGGCAACCACCAGCTTATCGCTGAATGGCGCGAGAAAGAATCGCTCCGGCGCACGTTTATGCGCCGTCCGGATTTGCTCGCCGACTATCCGCTCACCGAGAAGCAAAAGCAGTGGCTGAAAGAGTGGGAACATGAACGCGAAAAGGAAAACAGCGACCTTCAATGCGAATAA
- the rplS gene encoding 50S ribosomal protein L19 gives MHHLIQEITKEQLRTDLPDFRPGDTVRVHVKVVEGNRERIQVFEGVVIKRRGAGISETFTVRKVSYGVGVERTFPVHTPKIAKLEVIRRGKVRRAKLYYLRALRGKAARIKEKTAQ, from the coding sequence ATGCATCATTTAATCCAAGAAATTACGAAAGAACAATTGCGAACCGATTTGCCGGATTTCCGCCCGGGCGACACGGTGCGCGTCCACGTAAAAGTTGTGGAAGGCAACCGCGAACGCATCCAAGTGTTTGAAGGTGTCGTCATCAAACGGCGCGGAGCAGGCATCAGCGAAACGTTCACGGTTCGCAAAGTGTCTTACGGCGTCGGCGTTGAGCGCACGTTCCCGGTGCATACGCCGAAAATCGCGAAATTGGAAGTTATCCGCCGCGGGAAAGTCCGCCGCGCGAAATTGTACTACTTGCGTGCACTTCGCGGCAAAGCGGCGCGCATTAAAGAAAAAACGGCCCAATAA
- the ylqF gene encoding ribosome biogenesis GTPase YlqF translates to MPMTTIQWFPGHMAKAKREVQEKLKLIDVAFELLDARVPMSSRNPMIDDILGQKPRLILLNKADMADEAVTEQWIRYFRDQGRTAIAIDAQSGTGVRQIAAVAKEMVKEKFDKMRAKGIKNPRPVRALIVGIPNVGKSTLINRLAGRHIAKTGDKPGVTKAQQWIKVGKEMELLDTPGILWPKFEDEDVGFKLAVTGAIKDEILNLQDVAVYALRFLSVHYPERLSERYRLDNIPADIVALFDAIGRRRGCLTAGGGIDYDKVADIVLYDIRTEKLGRLSFETPAAWT, encoded by the coding sequence ATGCCAATGACGACGATTCAATGGTTTCCCGGTCATATGGCGAAAGCGAAACGGGAAGTGCAAGAAAAACTTAAGCTGATCGATGTGGCGTTCGAACTGCTTGACGCCCGCGTGCCCATGTCGTCACGCAATCCGATGATTGACGATATTCTCGGGCAAAAGCCGCGCCTCATTTTGCTCAATAAAGCGGACATGGCCGATGAGGCTGTGACTGAACAATGGATTCGCTATTTCCGGGACCAAGGCCGGACGGCCATCGCCATCGATGCGCAAAGCGGGACGGGAGTCAGGCAAATCGCCGCTGTTGCCAAGGAAATGGTAAAAGAGAAGTTTGACAAAATGCGGGCGAAAGGCATTAAAAATCCGCGTCCGGTGCGAGCTCTCATTGTCGGCATTCCAAACGTCGGCAAATCGACGCTCATCAATCGGCTCGCCGGCCGCCACATCGCCAAAACCGGCGACAAGCCGGGGGTGACGAAAGCCCAACAATGGATCAAAGTCGGCAAAGAAATGGAGCTGCTTGATACACCGGGCATTTTATGGCCAAAGTTTGAAGACGAAGACGTCGGCTTCAAGCTCGCGGTCACCGGTGCGATTAAAGATGAAATTTTGAACTTGCAAGATGTTGCCGTCTATGCGCTCCGCTTTTTGTCAGTCCATTACCCGGAACGGCTGTCGGAGCGCTATCGTCTCGACAACATCCCCGCTGACATCGTCGCCTTGTTTGACGCCATCGGCCGGCGTCGCGGCTGCCTGACGGCGGGCGGCGGCATTGACTATGACAAGGTGGCTGACATCGTTTTATACGACATTCGCACCGAAAAATTAGGACGGCTGAGCTTTGAAACGCCCGCTGCCTGGACGTAA
- the xerC gene encoding tyrosine recombinase XerC produces MENATFALQLFMEYLQIEKNYSQYTIACYRRDIEQFFQFMNEEGIHELDQVAYSDVRLYLTKLYSQHLTSRSVARKISSLRSFYKFLLREGRAAENPFALASLPKKEQKIPNFLYREELEALFRVNDGNTAIGQRNAALLELLYATGARVSECCHIHLSDLDFAADTVLIHGKGGKQRYVPFGRPAKEALRRYLDDGRRELIRRLPADHRYLFVNARGNPLTPRGVRHILDRIVEAAALTQNISPHVLRHTFATHLLNEGADLRSVQELLGHAHLSSTQVYTHVTKDRLRHIYLQAHPRA; encoded by the coding sequence ATGGAAAATGCAACATTTGCGTTACAATTATTCATGGAATATTTACAAATCGAGAAAAATTATTCACAATATACTATTGCGTGCTACCGGCGCGATATTGAGCAGTTTTTCCAATTCATGAACGAAGAAGGGATCCATGAGCTTGACCAAGTGGCCTACAGCGACGTCCGCTTGTATTTGACGAAACTGTATAGCCAGCATTTGACGAGCCGTTCGGTCGCCCGTAAAATTTCGAGCTTGCGCAGCTTTTACAAGTTTTTGCTGCGCGAAGGACGGGCGGCCGAAAACCCGTTTGCGCTTGCGTCACTGCCGAAAAAAGAGCAAAAAATTCCTAATTTTTTATATCGCGAAGAATTAGAAGCACTGTTTCGTGTCAATGATGGAAATACCGCCATCGGCCAGCGCAACGCAGCACTGTTGGAACTGCTGTACGCCACTGGCGCCCGAGTTAGTGAATGTTGTCACATTCACTTGTCCGACCTTGATTTTGCTGCAGATACGGTGCTGATTCATGGGAAAGGAGGCAAGCAACGCTACGTTCCGTTTGGCCGCCCCGCTAAGGAAGCGCTCCGACGGTATCTCGACGACGGACGGCGCGAACTGATCAGGCGGCTGCCGGCAGATCACCGGTATTTGTTTGTCAACGCCCGCGGCAACCCGCTCACGCCCCGGGGGGTGCGCCACATTTTAGACCGGATCGTTGAAGCGGCGGCGCTGACGCAAAACATCAGCCCGCACGTGTTGCGCCATACGTTTGCGACCCATTTGCTTAACGAAGGGGCGGATCTTCGCTCTGTGCAGGAGCTGCTCGGCCATGCGCATCTATCATCGACGCAAGTGTACACCCATGTGACGAAAGACCGTTTGCGGCACATTTATTTGCAGGCGCATCCGCGGGCATAG
- a CDS encoding YlqD family protein, which translates to MKLIQTVEVRQIVTERSKQTLAAAFTARKQQLERECDQLRFEQKRMEKSGKYPPSLVKQYFANEIDDRMEKIKLLEFQLEQLHMLPLGSELKEREVEALIEVNVGDRWEEVTKTRAIIVEDGVVKEIR; encoded by the coding sequence ATGAAGCTCATTCAAACGGTTGAGGTGAGGCAAATTGTCACCGAGCGGAGCAAACAGACGCTTGCAGCGGCATTTACGGCGCGCAAGCAGCAGTTGGAGCGCGAGTGCGACCAGCTTCGTTTCGAGCAAAAGCGGATGGAGAAAAGCGGGAAATACCCGCCTAGTCTCGTGAAGCAATATTTTGCTAACGAAATCGACGACCGGATGGAGAAAATCAAGCTGCTTGAGTTTCAGCTTGAACAATTACATATGCTACCGTTAGGAAGTGAATTGAAAGAGCGGGAAGTTGAGGCGCTCATTGAGGTGAACGTCGGCGACCGCTGGGAAGAGGTGACGAAAACGCGCGCCATTATCGTTGAAGATGGCGTCGTGAAAGAGATTCGCTAA
- a CDS encoding EscU/YscU/HrcU family type III secretion system export apparatus switch protein yields the protein MSEERKKAVALSYDAAVHAAPVVKAKGDGKIAAAIIAAAKQHGVPVRKDPTLVELLGKVEINEAVPEELYALVAELFAFLYKLDRAAKGSASDE from the coding sequence ATGAGCGAGGAACGGAAAAAAGCGGTCGCCCTGTCCTATGACGCAGCGGTTCATGCTGCTCCGGTTGTAAAAGCGAAAGGAGACGGAAAGATCGCAGCAGCGATCATCGCCGCCGCTAAGCAGCATGGTGTGCCGGTGCGGAAAGACCCGACGCTTGTTGAGCTGCTGGGCAAGGTGGAGATCAATGAGGCGGTTCCGGAGGAGCTGTACGCGCTCGTGGCAGAGTTGTTTGCGTTTTTATACAAGCTTGATCGGGCGGCGAAAGGGTCAGCTTCTGATGAGTAA
- a CDS encoding ribonuclease HII, whose amino-acid sequence MKRYTVKEIEALLPELGGDDDPRWEMLRGDERKSVRALLARFMKQKEREKAMRQRWEELMRYERELYAAGIERIAGIDEAGRGPLAGPVVAAAVILPPDAYLPGLDDSKRLTAAKREALFAQIEACAVAVGIGIVSAAEIDERNIYEATKQAMAKAVHALSPSPDYLLVDAMAVPCALPQRRLIKGDANSVSIAAASIMAKVTRDRLMKDLDRRYPQYGFSRHMGYGTPEHLEAIRRYGITPEHRRSFAPVKEAAGAEN is encoded by the coding sequence ATGAAACGGTACACGGTGAAAGAAATTGAAGCGCTGCTCCCGGAGCTTGGCGGTGATGACGACCCGCGCTGGGAGATGCTGCGGGGCGATGAGCGAAAAAGCGTGCGGGCGTTGCTTGCTCGTTTTATGAAACAAAAAGAGCGGGAAAAAGCGATGCGGCAGCGTTGGGAAGAGCTGATGCGCTATGAGCGTGAACTGTACGCCGCCGGCATCGAACGGATCGCCGGCATTGACGAAGCGGGACGCGGGCCGCTCGCCGGGCCGGTCGTCGCAGCGGCGGTCATTTTGCCGCCTGATGCGTATTTGCCTGGTCTTGACGATTCGAAGCGGCTGACGGCGGCCAAGCGCGAGGCGTTGTTTGCCCAAATCGAGGCGTGCGCGGTCGCTGTCGGCATCGGCATTGTCAGTGCGGCGGAAATTGATGAGCGGAATATTTACGAAGCGACGAAGCAGGCGATGGCAAAGGCGGTGCATGCGCTCTCACCATCGCCCGACTACTTGCTCGTTGACGCGATGGCGGTGCCGTGCGCGCTGCCGCAGCGCCGCCTGATTAAAGGCGATGCCAACAGCGTTTCGATCGCCGCGGCGTCGATCATGGCCAAAGTGACGCGCGACCGGTTGATGAAAGATCTCGACCGCCGCTATCCGCAGTATGGATTTTCCCGCCATATGGGCTACGGGACGCCGGAGCATCTTGAGGCGATCCGCCGCTACGGCATAACGCCGGAGCACCGCCGCTCGTTTGCGCCGGTAAAGGAAGCGGCGGGAGCCGAAAACTAG
- the rimM gene encoding ribosome maturation factor RimM (Essential for efficient processing of 16S rRNA) has product MERWFNVGKIVNTHGIRGEVRVISRTDFPEERYKKGNKLYIFRERDSEPIEVTVKSHRPHKSFDLLSFEGYDSINDVEPFKGAMLKVPESQLGELGEGEYYFHEIIGCTVVTEEGRTVGAVREILTPGANDVWVVRRDDGTDALIPYIDEVVLRVDPEHNMIIIRPMKGLLE; this is encoded by the coding sequence ATGGAACGATGGTTTAACGTCGGCAAAATCGTCAATACGCACGGCATTCGCGGCGAAGTGCGCGTCATTTCCCGCACCGATTTTCCGGAAGAGCGGTACAAAAAAGGAAACAAGCTGTACATTTTCCGTGAACGTGACAGCGAGCCGATCGAAGTGACCGTGAAAAGCCATCGCCCCCATAAATCATTTGACTTGCTGTCGTTTGAAGGCTACGACAGCATTAACGACGTCGAGCCGTTTAAAGGGGCGATGCTGAAAGTGCCGGAAAGCCAGCTCGGTGAACTAGGTGAAGGCGAGTATTATTTCCATGAAATTATCGGCTGTACGGTCGTGACGGAAGAAGGCAGGACAGTCGGTGCAGTCAGGGAAATTTTAACGCCGGGGGCAAACGACGTTTGGGTCGTCCGCCGCGATGACGGCACCGATGCGCTCATTCCGTACATTGATGAAGTCGTTCTTCGCGTCGATCCGGAGCACAACATGATCATCATCCGGCCGATGAAAGGGCTGCTTGAATGA
- the dprA gene encoding DNA-processing protein DprA — protein MYDTVRDRLIHLHHCRGAGWKTIRCLLDVDPTLAIPFSMSPQSLRSLVPLTSQQFAAFFRDLHSIDLHRLIKTYEARRVHVMTVFDAGYPPLLKHIYAPPWVLYAKGNIALLQEPKLISIVGTRRPTKDGIEALDKLVPPLAAAGWTIVSGLAAGIDIHAHRLAVRHGGTTIAVIAGGLDHVYPKAHRPFARLLMDGQLVIAEHPPATKPQAWQFPARNRIISGLSLGTLVVQAKQKSGSLITAAYALEQGREVFAVPGPIGAAEAVGPNTLIQHGAKLVQEAEDIIAEFPYV, from the coding sequence ATGTACGATACGGTTCGCGACCGGCTCATTCATCTTCACCATTGCCGGGGGGCCGGCTGGAAGACAATCCGTTGTCTGCTTGACGTGGACCCGACGCTTGCGATTCCGTTTTCTATGTCTCCTCAATCTCTCCGTTCGCTCGTTCCGCTTACTTCTCAGCAATTTGCCGCTTTTTTCCGCGATTTGCATTCCATTGATCTTCATCGGCTCATTAAAACGTATGAAGCGCGGCGCGTTCACGTTATGACCGTATTCGATGCCGGCTACCCGCCGCTCTTAAAGCATATTTACGCTCCGCCATGGGTGCTGTATGCAAAAGGAAACATCGCCTTGCTTCAAGAACCAAAGTTGATCAGCATCGTCGGCACGCGGCGCCCGACCAAAGACGGAATCGAAGCGCTTGACAAGCTTGTGCCGCCGCTTGCGGCCGCCGGATGGACGATCGTCAGTGGGCTCGCTGCCGGCATCGACATTCATGCCCATCGGCTTGCCGTCAGGCACGGCGGAACGACGATCGCGGTCATTGCCGGCGGGCTGGATCATGTTTACCCGAAAGCGCACCGGCCATTCGCCCGGCTCCTTATGGATGGCCAGCTCGTCATTGCGGAACATCCGCCGGCAACGAAGCCGCAGGCGTGGCAGTTTCCGGCGCGCAACCGCATCATCAGCGGGCTGTCGCTCGGTACGCTTGTCGTGCAGGCGAAACAGAAAAGCGGCTCGCTCATTACCGCCGCGTATGCGCTCGAACAAGGACGGGAAGTGTTCGCTGTCCCCGGCCCGATCGGGGCGGCCGAAGCTGTCGGGCCGAATACGCTCATTCAGCACGGGGCAAAACTAGTGCAGGAGGCGGAAGACATCATCGCCGAATTCCCGTACGTATAA
- the sucC gene encoding ADP-forming succinate--CoA ligase subunit beta, translating into MNIHEYQAKEILRSYGVSVPNGRVAFTVDEAVEAAKALGTPVCVVKAQIHAGGRGKAGGVKVAKSLEEVRAYAGELLGKVLVTHQTGPEGKEVKRLLIEEGCDIQKEYYIGLVVDRATSRVVLMGSEEGGTEIEEVAAKTPEKIFKEYIDPAVGLQAFQARRLAFNINIPKHLVNQAVKFMMGLYQVFADKDCSIAEINPLVVTGDGKVMALDAKLNFDSNALYRHPDVLEYRDLDEEDPKEVEASKYDLNYIALDGNIGCMVNGAGLAMATMDIIKYYGGEPANFLDVGGGASEEKVTEAFKIILSDPNVKGIFVNIFGGIMKCDVIASGIVAATKQVGLTLPLVVRLEGTNVELGKKILQESGLNITAAESMADGAQKIVELVR; encoded by the coding sequence ATGAACATTCATGAATACCAGGCAAAAGAAATTTTGCGAAGCTATGGCGTAAGCGTGCCGAACGGCCGCGTCGCGTTCACAGTTGATGAAGCGGTGGAAGCGGCAAAAGCGCTCGGCACACCTGTGTGCGTTGTCAAAGCGCAAATTCATGCCGGGGGGCGCGGTAAAGCGGGCGGAGTAAAAGTGGCGAAAAGCCTCGAGGAAGTCCGGGCATACGCCGGTGAATTGCTCGGCAAAGTGCTCGTCACCCATCAAACCGGCCCGGAAGGAAAAGAAGTGAAACGGCTGTTGATTGAAGAAGGATGCGACATTCAAAAAGAATACTATATCGGCCTTGTCGTCGACCGCGCCACTTCGCGCGTCGTCTTAATGGGCTCGGAGGAAGGCGGCACAGAAATTGAGGAAGTGGCGGCGAAAACGCCGGAGAAAATTTTCAAAGAGTACATTGACCCGGCCGTCGGGCTGCAGGCGTTCCAAGCGCGCCGATTGGCTTTCAACATCAACATTCCGAAGCATCTCGTCAACCAAGCGGTCAAATTTATGATGGGCTTGTACCAAGTGTTTGCCGACAAAGACTGCTCGATCGCGGAAATCAACCCGCTTGTCGTCACCGGCGACGGCAAAGTGATGGCGCTTGACGCGAAGCTGAACTTTGATTCGAACGCGTTGTACCGCCACCCGGACGTGCTCGAATACCGCGATTTGGACGAAGAAGATCCGAAAGAGGTTGAAGCATCGAAATACGACTTGAACTACATCGCCCTTGACGGCAACATCGGCTGCATGGTCAACGGCGCCGGCTTGGCGATGGCGACGATGGACATCATCAAATATTACGGCGGCGAGCCGGCCAACTTCCTCGATGTCGGCGGCGGCGCCAGCGAGGAAAAAGTGACGGAAGCGTTCAAAATCATTTTGTCGGACCCGAACGTGAAAGGCATTTTCGTCAACATTTTCGGCGGCATTATGAAATGCGATGTCATCGCGAGCGGCATCGTCGCAGCGACGAAGCAAGTCGGCCTCACGCTTCCGCTTGTCGTCCGTCTTGAGGGCACGAACGTCGAGCTCGGGAAAAAGATTTTGCAAGAATCGGGCTTAAACATTACGGCGGCGGAATCGATGGCGGATGGCGCGCAAAAAATTGTTGAGCTAGTACGTTAA
- the lepB gene encoding signal peptidase I codes for MEQKKSEWREWLKAIVVAVLLAGGIRYFIFAPIIVDGYSMMPTLHNHERMIVNKLAYKIGMPHRFDIIVFHAEEGRDYIKRVIGLPGDRIEYKNDTLYVNGKPYAEPYLDEYKKQVADGPLTEPFTLAELTGRSTVPEGHLFVMGDNRRFSKDSRHIGFIPMEKVVGKANIVYWPLDDVRIAK; via the coding sequence ATGGAACAGAAGAAAAGTGAATGGCGCGAGTGGTTGAAAGCCATTGTCGTCGCGGTTCTGCTGGCCGGGGGCATCCGCTACTTTATTTTCGCTCCGATTATTGTCGACGGCTATTCAATGATGCCAACATTACATAACCACGAACGGATGATCGTCAATAAACTGGCGTATAAAATCGGCATGCCGCATCGCTTCGATATTATTGTGTTTCATGCCGAAGAAGGGAGAGACTATATTAAGCGGGTGATCGGCCTGCCGGGCGACCGCATCGAGTACAAAAACGACACGCTGTATGTGAACGGCAAGCCGTATGCAGAACCGTATTTGGACGAATATAAAAAGCAGGTGGCCGACGGGCCGTTGACCGAACCGTTTACATTAGCGGAACTAACCGGGCGGAGCACGGTGCCGGAAGGGCATTTGTTCGTCATGGGTGACAACCGCCGCTTCAGCAAAGACAGCCGCCATATCGGCTTCATCCCGATGGAGAAAGTCGTCGGCAAGGCGAATATTGTCTACTGGCCGCTCGATGACGTCCGCATTGCGAAATAA
- the sucD gene encoding succinate--CoA ligase subunit alpha: MSVFVNKDTKVIVQGITGSQGLFHTKQMIEYGTNIVGGVTPGKGGTEVEGVPVFDTVSEAVEKTGANASVIYVPPAFAADAIMEAVDAGLDLVVCITEGIPVLDMVKVKRYMEGKKTRLIGPNCPGVITPEECKIGIMPGYIHKKGHVGIVSRSGTLTYEAVHQLTQAGIGQSTAVGIGGDPVNGTNFIDVLKAFNEDEETYAVIMIGEIGGTAEEEAAEWVKANMTKPVVGFIGGQTAPPGKRMGHAGAIISGGKGTAAEKIKKMTECGIKVAETPAVIGETLISVLKERGLYEKCKTH; this comes from the coding sequence GTGAGCGTTTTTGTCAATAAAGACACGAAAGTCATCGTACAAGGGATTACCGGTTCGCAAGGGCTGTTCCATACTAAGCAGATGATCGAGTACGGCACGAATATTGTCGGCGGTGTTACGCCGGGCAAAGGCGGCACGGAAGTCGAAGGCGTGCCGGTGTTTGACACCGTTTCCGAAGCGGTCGAAAAAACAGGCGCGAACGCCTCGGTCATTTACGTTCCGCCGGCGTTTGCCGCAGACGCCATTATGGAAGCGGTCGACGCCGGGCTTGATCTTGTCGTCTGCATCACCGAAGGCATTCCGGTGCTCGATATGGTGAAAGTGAAGCGGTACATGGAAGGGAAAAAGACTCGCCTCATCGGCCCGAATTGCCCGGGCGTCATTACGCCGGAAGAGTGCAAAATCGGCATTATGCCGGGCTATATCCATAAAAAAGGGCACGTCGGCATCGTCTCGCGCTCCGGCACGCTGACGTATGAAGCGGTTCATCAATTGACGCAAGCCGGCATCGGCCAATCGACGGCGGTCGGCATTGGCGGCGACCCGGTCAACGGCACGAACTTCATCGATGTGCTGAAGGCGTTTAACGAAGACGAGGAGACGTACGCGGTCATTATGATCGGCGAAATCGGCGGCACGGCGGAAGAAGAAGCGGCCGAATGGGTGAAAGCGAACATGACGAAGCCGGTCGTCGGCTTTATCGGCGGACAGACGGCGCCTCCGGGCAAACGGATGGGCCACGCGGGCGCCATCATTTCCGGCGGCAAAGGCACGGCGGCGGAAAAAATCAAAAAGATGACCGAATGCGGCATTAAAGTGGCGGAAACGCCGGCCGTCATCGGTGAAACGCTTATTTCCGTCCTAAAAGAGCGCGGATTGTACGAAAAATGTAAAACGCATTAA
- the topA gene encoding type I DNA topoisomerase, producing MSDYLVIVESPTKAKTIERYLGKKYTVKASMGHVRDLPKSQMGVDIDRGYALKYITIRGKGQVIKELKTAAKKAKKVFLAADPDREGEAIAWHLANMLNLDIHSDCRVVFHEITKDAIKQSFQQPRSINMNLVDAQQARRVLDRLVGYNISPLLWKKVKKGLSAGRVQSVALRLIIDREKEIRQFQPQEYWTIQATFQKGDETFAASFYGVDGEKRELKTEADVKAVLARLNGSAFTVKTVTKRERKRSPVPPFTTSSLQQEAARKLNFRTKKTMMIAQQLYEGIDLGSEGTVGLITYMRTDSTRIAETAQQEAAAYIEAKFGAAYVNQEKRKEKKGTNAQDAHEAIRPTAAFRDPENVKPYLTRDQFRLYKLIWERFIASQMTAAVLDTMSVELENNGVVFRASGSTVKFPGFMKVYIEGTDDQTEEQNRLLPDLAEGETVESEAIDPKQHFTQPPPRYTEARLVKTLEELGIGRPSTYAPTLDTIQKRNYVVLENKRFVPTELGEIVVELMLEFFPEIIDVEFTAKMEKELDEIEEGKEEWIKVVDEFYREFEKRLKVAEKEMREVEIKDEPAGIDCEVCGSPMVYKMGRFGKFIACSNFPECRHTKPIVKEIGVKCPKCREGEIVERSTKKKRIFYGCSRFPECDFVSWDKPLARPCPKCGSLLVEKKLKKGVQVQCTACDYEEQPET from the coding sequence ATGTCAGACTACTTAGTTATCGTCGAATCGCCAACGAAAGCGAAGACGATCGAACGGTACTTAGGAAAAAAATATACGGTCAAAGCCTCGATGGGGCACGTTCGTGATCTGCCAAAAAGCCAGATGGGCGTTGATATAGACCGCGGCTACGCGCTGAAATACATTACGATCCGTGGCAAAGGCCAAGTGATTAAAGAGTTGAAAACGGCGGCCAAAAAGGCGAAAAAAGTGTTTCTTGCCGCCGACCCGGACCGGGAAGGGGAGGCGATCGCCTGGCATTTGGCTAACATGCTTAATCTCGATATTCACTCCGATTGCCGCGTTGTTTTTCATGAAATTACAAAAGACGCCATTAAACAATCGTTCCAACAGCCGCGCTCCATCAATATGAATCTTGTTGACGCCCAACAGGCGCGGCGCGTGCTCGACCGTCTTGTCGGCTATAACATCAGCCCGCTCTTATGGAAAAAAGTGAAAAAAGGGTTAAGTGCCGGCCGTGTCCAATCAGTTGCACTGCGTCTGATCATCGACCGGGAAAAAGAAATCCGTCAGTTTCAGCCGCAAGAGTATTGGACGATTCAAGCGACGTTTCAAAAAGGGGACGAGACGTTTGCGGCTTCGTTTTACGGGGTGGACGGTGAAAAGCGCGAGTTAAAAACGGAAGCGGACGTCAAAGCGGTGCTCGCCCGCTTGAACGGGTCTGCGTTTACCGTGAAAACGGTGACAAAACGGGAGCGAAAACGAAGCCCGGTGCCGCCGTTTACAACGTCGTCGCTGCAACAGGAGGCGGCGCGCAAGCTGAATTTCCGCACAAAAAAGACGATGATGATCGCCCAACAGCTGTACGAGGGGATCGACCTCGGCAGCGAGGGGACGGTCGGGTTGATCACGTACATGCGCACCGATTCGACGCGCATCGCCGAAACGGCGCAGCAAGAGGCGGCGGCGTATATTGAGGCCAAATTCGGTGCCGCGTACGTCAATCAAGAGAAGCGAAAAGAGAAGAAAGGCACGAACGCTCAGGATGCCCACGAGGCGATCCGCCCGACAGCGGCGTTTCGCGACCCGGAGAACGTGAAGCCGTATTTGACGCGCGACCAATTCCGGTTGTATAAACTCATTTGGGAACGGTTTATCGCCAGTCAAATGACGGCGGCCGTGCTTGATACGATGAGCGTTGAGCTCGAGAACAACGGCGTCGTATTCCGCGCGAGCGGGTCGACAGTGAAGTTTCCAGGGTTTATGAAAGTGTATATTGAAGGAACGGACGATCAAACGGAAGAGCAAAACCGGCTGCTTCCGGATCTAGCGGAAGGGGAGACAGTCGAAAGTGAGGCGATCGACCCAAAGCAACATTTCACCCAACCGCCGCCGCGCTATACGGAAGCGCGCCTCGTCAAAACGTTAGAGGAGCTCGGCATCGGCCGCCCGTCGACCTATGCCCCGACGCTTGATACAATTCAAAAACGCAACTACGTAGTGCTTGAGAACAAGCGGTTCGTCCCAACGGAACTTGGGGAAATCGTCGTCGAATTGATGCTTGAGTTTTTCCCGGAAATCATTGACGTTGAGTTTACCGCGAAGATGGAAAAAGAGTTAGACGAAATTGAAGAAGGGAAAGAGGAATGGATCAAAGTTGTCGATGAATTTTATCGCGAGTTTGAGAAACGGCTGAAAGTGGCGGAAAAAGAAATGCGCGAAGTAGAGATTAAGGATGAGCCGGCCGGCATCGACTGCGAGGTGTGCGGCAGCCCGATGGTGTACAAAATGGGCCGCTTCGGCAAATTTATCGCCTGCTCCAATTTCCCGGAATGCCGTCATACGAAGCCGATCGTCAAAGAAATCGGCGTCAAATGCCCGAAATGCCGCGAAGGGGAGATTGTCGAGCGCAGCACAAAGAAAAAGCGAATCTTTTACGGTTGCAGTCGTTTCCCGGAGTGCGATTTCGTCTCGTGGGATAAGCCGCTTGCCCGTCCATGCCCGAAATGCGGCAGCCTGCTCGTCGAGAAAAAGCTGAAAAAAGGTGTGCAAGTGCAATGCACAGCATGCGATTATGAAGAACAGCCGGAAACGTAA